A single region of the Streptomyces caelestis genome encodes:
- a CDS encoding CBS domain-containing protein: protein MAQHVRDIMTSDPATVEPQTSVAEVARIMRDEDLGVVLVTDGDDLRGVVTDRDLVVRSISQGGDPEQTTVAAACSDDLVTVGPDDDLDHAVELMREHSVRRIPVVDHGHPVGIVSLGDMAMERDPDSALGDISAARPNT from the coding sequence ATGGCTCAGCATGTCCGCGACATCATGACCAGCGATCCGGCCACGGTCGAGCCGCAGACCTCCGTCGCCGAGGTGGCCCGCATCATGCGCGACGAGGACCTCGGCGTCGTCCTGGTGACGGACGGCGACGATCTGCGCGGTGTGGTCACCGACCGTGACCTGGTGGTCCGGTCGATCAGTCAGGGCGGTGACCCGGAGCAGACCACCGTGGCCGCCGCGTGCAGTGACGACCTGGTCACCGTCGGCCCCGACGACGACCTGGACCATGCGGTGGAGCTGATGCGCGAGCACTCCGTGCGCCGTATCCCGGTCGTCGACCACGGCCACCCCGTGGGCATCGTGTCCCTGGGCGACATGGCCATGGAGCGCGACCCGGACTCGGCGCTGGGCGACATCAGCGCCGCGCGTCCCAACACCTGA